A portion of the Hoylesella buccalis ATCC 35310 genome contains these proteins:
- a CDS encoding condensin complex protein MksE — protein sequence MKKTEEIFSILSKGMFISRNSTSQNMRAYYDLLEDHQQEYADYYAGIGFLLEGGNGYFYFCRKESKTDMQRKLERMAQWIDILDFLKTYNGTFSSGFEFMTSDIEVRLSSDIELKEKAEQLFRGRHSTHQEIIERLMKELTDNGFAELISEVTKQYVVTDAFHYMEELVDCLTISEEVKNEIPE from the coding sequence ATGAAAAAGACCGAAGAAATTTTTAGCATATTAAGCAAGGGAATGTTTATCTCACGCAATAGCACATCGCAAAACATGAGAGCTTATTACGACTTGTTGGAAGATCATCAACAAGAATATGCCGACTATTATGCTGGCATTGGCTTTTTGTTAGAAGGAGGTAATGGGTATTTTTATTTTTGCAGAAAAGAGAGTAAGACCGATATGCAACGCAAATTAGAGCGCATGGCACAATGGATTGACATTCTTGATTTCTTGAAAACATACAACGGTACCTTTTCATCCGGCTTTGAATTCATGACGTCAGACATCGAGGTAAGATTGAGTTCGGATATTGAGTTGAAAGAGAAGGCTGAACAATTGTTTCGTGGCAGGCACAGCACACATCAGGAAATCATAGAGCGGTTAATGAAAGAGTTAACCGACAATGGCTTTGCCGAACTTATCAGTGAGGTGACGAAACAGTATGTAGTGACAGATGCGTTTCATTACATGGAAGAACTTGTTGACTGCTTAACCATATCAGAGGAGGTGAAGAATGAGATACCTGAATAA
- a CDS encoding ATP-binding protein — MRYLNKIVFINSAHIPYAEVKVDGNVHFVGTQGVGKSTVLRALLFFYNADKLKLGIPREKLSFDAFYFPYPNSYIVYEVIRDTNAYFILAFKHRGRVSFRFIDCAYRREILMNEQGEVYTEWMHIQQKVDKGVHTSRIIDRYEEYRDIIFGNRHEVQPEFRKYAIAESNKYQNIPRTIQNVFLNTKLDAEFIKNTMISSMTDDEISIDLAYYRSQVSAFEQEYNDVHLWYKTDKHGVVTVRRDAAKVEKAYHDLLMITAKIKELISELVYAYQRDEQRLPLLHQELGKLKEEFERINRLISEESGKYNKQKDGKNRELGAVDARLKEIADKRKFYQQSDILSVVSRIEKEDFVKNEIENKKRYKEELTLQHKSITDKYAALTEKLQLELRTIEATCNEKKNLLQEVYNKEVARIAQQKEERNKEIYAHFDVESQTVDEKIQTANIDLSAAKSKRSVYQNTHLYATELEQCKNNIDQLHEQHRKTEIEKEQNRSKINELRHEAEAERQKIEQELQAKQKDLDQKNEKLAQQIAKLDELLAQYKGSFYEWLSTHKQGWQQTIGKVVDEQHVLYNNLLHPQLSSQHNASLFGVDVDLSHIERELRTPDDLKAEKQDAEQEIEENKKRIYECTTATQENIQQIENRYAKQIRDLRMAHQTLDANLLQTAQQIKVEQVKMQNWDKRNEEEKQKRLENIDLQISKLQEQLSTFQQEKEKLRNKRSRELKACEQESASANNAKRIETDSKIEKLLQETQEKTTAVNSQINQLKIQESSELAGQGVNTTALQQINDKLITLQKELDFINNNRKRYFEYLSFKEEWLPEEDKKKEQKRKLENDLALLDEKFRLRSSRLGQQKLQFETNIRQKEAEQNQLEKGLTAVDNFKLSIENKTSIEWTTVKPKASTDPTEQVLQLLKDSLYDKFGKADALKQNVDRFKSYFSTKNTFAFKTQLNTDDDYMAFAQNLCDFIDHDKIEEYSRRLSDRYGDILQRISKEVGSINSYASEIGKIINDINADFHERNFAGVIKEIALRSQPSSDRLMILLNDMKTFNDEHSYDIGELNLFSSVQQRDDTNRGVTKRLFDFMVCLNENPNRSRLVLSDTFKLQFRIKENDNDTGWIEKISNVGSDGTDILVKAMVNIMLINVFKEKVSRKFGDFTLHCMMDEIGKLHPNNVRGILKFANVRNIYLVNSSPISYAVSDYKYTYLLTKDNKSNTLVKALITMKV; from the coding sequence ATGAGATACCTGAATAAGATTGTTTTCATCAACAGCGCACACATTCCGTATGCAGAAGTAAAGGTAGACGGCAACGTTCACTTTGTAGGAACACAAGGTGTCGGTAAAAGTACGGTGCTACGAGCGTTGTTGTTTTTCTACAACGCCGACAAATTGAAGCTGGGTATTCCGCGTGAAAAGCTGTCTTTCGATGCTTTTTATTTTCCTTACCCTAACTCTTATATCGTTTACGAAGTGATTAGAGATACCAATGCGTATTTCATTTTGGCCTTTAAGCATCGGGGGAGGGTGTCTTTTCGGTTTATCGACTGTGCTTATCGGCGCGAGATTCTCATGAACGAACAAGGTGAAGTGTACACCGAGTGGATGCACATACAACAAAAAGTAGACAAAGGGGTACACACTTCTCGTATCATTGATAGGTATGAGGAGTATCGCGACATTATCTTTGGAAACCGACATGAGGTGCAACCCGAGTTTCGTAAATATGCCATTGCCGAAAGCAATAAGTATCAAAACATTCCACGAACCATTCAAAATGTGTTTCTGAACACGAAGCTGGATGCCGAGTTCATCAAAAACACCATGATTAGTTCGATGACGGATGACGAGATTTCTATTGATTTGGCTTATTATAGAAGTCAGGTGTCGGCGTTTGAACAAGAATACAATGACGTTCATTTGTGGTATAAAACCGACAAGCATGGGGTGGTTACGGTGCGAAGAGATGCCGCTAAAGTGGAGAAGGCTTATCATGACTTATTGATGATTACCGCTAAAATCAAAGAGCTGATTAGCGAATTGGTATATGCTTATCAACGAGATGAGCAGCGTTTGCCCTTGTTACATCAAGAATTAGGAAAATTAAAAGAAGAGTTTGAGCGTATCAATAGACTGATTTCAGAAGAAAGCGGCAAGTACAACAAACAGAAGGATGGTAAAAATCGTGAGTTGGGAGCGGTAGATGCTCGTTTGAAAGAAATTGCTGACAAGAGAAAGTTTTACCAGCAAAGCGATATCTTGTCTGTGGTTAGCAGAATTGAGAAAGAGGATTTTGTAAAAAACGAAATAGAGAATAAGAAACGATATAAAGAAGAACTAACACTGCAACATAAGAGTATCACTGATAAATACGCAGCACTGACAGAAAAACTGCAATTAGAACTTCGCACTATTGAAGCCACTTGTAACGAAAAGAAAAACCTTTTACAAGAGGTGTACAACAAGGAAGTGGCACGAATAGCACAACAAAAAGAGGAGCGAAACAAAGAGATTTATGCGCATTTTGATGTTGAAAGTCAAACTGTTGATGAGAAAATACAAACAGCTAACATTGATTTGTCGGCTGCAAAGAGTAAAAGATCGGTATACCAGAATACTCATTTGTACGCCACCGAGTTAGAACAATGTAAAAATAATATAGATCAACTGCATGAACAACATAGGAAAACAGAAATTGAAAAGGAGCAAAATCGCAGTAAAATCAATGAACTGAGGCATGAAGCTGAAGCCGAAAGGCAAAAAATAGAGCAGGAATTGCAAGCTAAACAGAAAGACTTGGACCAAAAGAATGAAAAGCTTGCTCAACAAATAGCGAAACTTGATGAGCTTCTTGCACAGTACAAGGGATCGTTTTATGAGTGGCTGTCTACGCATAAGCAGGGGTGGCAACAAACGATTGGCAAGGTGGTTGACGAACAACATGTATTGTATAACAATCTGCTGCACCCGCAATTGAGCAGTCAACACAATGCTTCGCTCTTCGGAGTAGATGTGGATTTGTCGCATATAGAGCGTGAACTCCGTACGCCAGACGATTTGAAAGCTGAAAAACAAGATGCTGAACAAGAGATTGAAGAAAACAAAAAGCGTATTTATGAATGTACTACTGCCACCCAAGAGAACATCCAACAAATAGAAAATCGGTATGCTAAACAGATTAGAGATCTGCGTATGGCACACCAAACTTTAGATGCCAACCTGCTACAAACGGCTCAACAGATAAAAGTTGAACAGGTTAAAATGCAAAATTGGGATAAACGAAACGAGGAGGAAAAACAAAAACGATTAGAAAATATCGACCTGCAAATCAGTAAACTGCAAGAACAACTATCTACCTTCCAACAAGAAAAAGAGAAATTGCGCAACAAGCGGAGTCGGGAATTGAAAGCTTGTGAACAAGAATCCGCATCTGCAAACAATGCAAAACGTATAGAAACGGATAGCAAAATAGAAAAATTGCTACAAGAAACGCAAGAAAAAACCACCGCTGTCAATAGTCAGATCAATCAGTTAAAAATACAAGAAAGCAGCGAGTTGGCTGGGCAAGGGGTGAATACAACTGCTTTGCAACAAATAAATGATAAGCTGATAACGTTACAAAAAGAGCTTGATTTTATTAACAACAACCGCAAACGATATTTCGAGTATTTATCGTTTAAAGAAGAATGGTTGCCCGAAGAGGATAAAAAGAAAGAGCAAAAGAGGAAATTGGAAAATGACTTGGCGCTGTTGGATGAAAAATTTAGGTTAAGAAGTAGTAGATTAGGACAACAGAAATTGCAGTTTGAAACAAACATAAGACAAAAAGAAGCGGAACAAAATCAATTGGAAAAAGGGCTGACAGCAGTTGACAATTTCAAACTGTCTATAGAGAACAAAACTTCAATTGAATGGACAACTGTCAAGCCAAAGGCATCAACAGACCCTACAGAGCAGGTTTTGCAATTACTCAAAGACAGCCTATATGATAAATTTGGGAAGGCTGATGCATTAAAACAAAACGTAGATCGATTTAAAAGCTACTTCTCTACGAAGAACACTTTCGCCTTTAAAACCCAATTAAACACAGATGATGACTATATGGCATTTGCGCAAAATTTGTGCGACTTTATAGATCATGACAAAATAGAGGAATATAGTAGGAGGCTTAGCGATAGATATGGCGACATCCTGCAACGCATATCAAAAGAGGTGGGAAGCATTAACAGCTACGCCAGTGAGATAGGAAAGATTATTAACGACATCAATGCCGACTTCCACGAGCGTAACTTTGCGGGCGTGATTAAAGAAATTGCCTTGCGCAGTCAGCCCAGTAGCGACCGCTTAATGATATTGCTCAACGATATGAAAACCTTTAACGACGAGCATAGCTACGACATAGGCGAACTGAATCTGTTTTCATCTGTACAACAAAGAGATGATACCAACAGAGGGGTCACCAAACGATTGTTTGACTTCATGGTGTGTTTAAACGAGAATCCGAACAGAAGTAGGTTGGTTTTGAGCGATACCTTCAAACTGCAATTCCGCATCAAAGAAAACGATAACGATACGGGTTGGATAGAAAAAATATCGAATGTGGGCTCGGATGGTACGGATATTTTAGTGAAAGCAATGGTTAACATCATGCTTATCAACGTGTTTAAGGAAAAGGTGTCGAGAAAGTTTGGCGACTTTACCTTGCATTGTATGATGGACGAGATAGGTAAATTGCATCCCAACAACGTGCGGGGAATTCTGAAATTTGCTAATGTTCGCAACATCTATTTGGTGAACAGCTCGCCTATATCGTATGCGGTATCCGATTACAAGTATACTTATCTGCTCACAAAAGATAACAAATCGAACACGCTTGTCAAAGCACTTATTACGATGAAAGTATGA